A single genomic interval of Nostoc commune NIES-4072 harbors:
- a CDS encoding M90 family metallopeptidase produces the protein MIQTIVVFIIIGLILTGILINPILVKRRRNRLKRRHLPPLWNAIVENNLPIYLCLSPNEIRRLQGHIQVFLAEKQFIGCRGLQVTEEMKLTLAAIACLLLLNERGQYFPRLRSILVYPNAYFVQETTSIGKYVVEERRVARLGESWANDQVVLSWEQVKQDINNWEDGRNVVLHEFAHQLDQEDGKAEGVPILKSKSDYAIWAKVMTEEYQQLCNDVLQGAKTVMDSYGATNPAEFFAVATETFFEKPHQLLSKHPTLYEQLQRYYQLDPVQWA, from the coding sequence GGGCTGATTCTCACCGGGATTTTAATCAATCCTATTCTAGTAAAAAGGCGAAGAAACCGTCTCAAACGCCGTCATTTACCCCCACTGTGGAATGCAATTGTTGAGAATAATCTTCCTATTTATCTGTGTCTCTCTCCCAATGAAATCAGACGACTTCAGGGACATATTCAAGTATTCTTAGCAGAAAAGCAATTCATTGGTTGTAGAGGATTACAGGTGACAGAGGAAATGAAACTGACTCTTGCTGCGATCGCCTGTTTGCTCCTATTAAATGAACGTGGTCAATACTTCCCCAGACTTCGTTCAATTCTGGTGTATCCCAACGCTTATTTTGTTCAAGAAACGACTTCCATCGGAAAATATGTTGTTGAAGAGAGGCGTGTGGCAAGGCTAGGTGAATCGTGGGCAAATGACCAAGTAGTACTGTCTTGGGAACAAGTCAAACAAGACATTAATAACTGGGAAGATGGACGTAACGTTGTGCTTCATGAATTCGCCCATCAGTTGGATCAAGAAGATGGTAAAGCTGAAGGAGTTCCTATACTGAAAAGCAAATCAGACTATGCTATTTGGGCAAAGGTGATGACAGAAGAATATCAGCAACTTTGTAATGATGTTCTACAAGGTGCAAAGACGGTAATGGATAGCTATGGTGCAACGAATCCCGCAGAATTTTTTGCCGTAGCGACTGAGACATTCTTTGAGAAACCACACCAATTGCTGTCTAAGCATCCGACACTTTATGAGCAACTGCAACGCTACTATCAATTAGATCCTGTGCAATGGGCTTAA
- a CDS encoding efflux RND transporter periplasmic adaptor subunit — protein sequence MTSKTAGAAFMEQGKKKFKTGVKWLAWSAVLASVSAGGWLVYVHQNRPPESAQQPVVTVERGNIETSINESGILELRGQQTLKSPAEGAVDRVLVRLGDRVKSGQPLIILRNPDRQTILINQQLQIEKQQLTLASNRQKVVEAEEKLKAAKRENQTNKQFQIQKQKLTLESNHQKFVEAEEDLKAEERKLQELEALDKRGFIAKNELRTQEEQVRRAKSAAGQAQLTVNTDIIELQNLQIELQNTQQQTQNKIMEAQSALREAQLAVNTDIRELQRLQLELQKIQQQLQNNLLTAPINGKVLDIKVKDGEGVQVRTDMLTLGDPTEELVSLQLSTLNAAKVRVNQLARISVIGPNAESFQGRVQSLSPIATTSSGNESQSSSQQPGQATVSAKVRLNTPSGKLIPGSQVNVEIILQQRQNVVVLDTEAIVRSEEKPYVLVRDKQGKAQKKNITLGLEGLTNVEVTSGLRPGDQVVLPATDSKSEPGMPSVPEDNSTETKSE from the coding sequence ATGACCTCAAAAACGGCGGGCGCTGCGTTTATGGAGCAGGGTAAAAAGAAATTTAAGACAGGAGTTAAATGGTTAGCCTGGTCAGCAGTTTTGGCTTCGGTTAGCGCTGGGGGCTGGCTAGTTTATGTCCATCAAAATCGACCACCAGAGTCGGCACAGCAGCCTGTTGTCACTGTAGAACGCGGCAACATTGAAACCTCAATCAATGAGAGCGGTATTCTTGAACTGCGTGGTCAACAAACTCTTAAGTCTCCAGCAGAAGGAGCAGTCGATCGCGTGCTAGTACGGCTTGGCGATCGGGTAAAATCTGGTCAGCCACTAATTATTCTGCGTAACCCCGACCGACAAACTATCCTCATCAACCAGCAGTTGCAGATTGAAAAACAGCAACTCACTCTGGCTAGTAACCGCCAGAAAGTTGTTGAAGCCGAGGAAAAGCTAAAAGCAGCTAAACGGGAAAATCAGACAAATAAGCAATTCCAGATTCAAAAACAGAAACTTACTCTAGAAAGTAACCACCAAAAATTTGTCGAAGCTGAGGAAGACCTAAAAGCCGAGGAAAGGAAACTCCAAGAGCTTGAGGCTCTGGATAAAAGGGGCTTCATTGCCAAAAATGAACTTCGCACACAGGAGGAACAGGTTCGCCGCGCCAAATCTGCCGCAGGGCAGGCTCAGTTAACCGTTAACACCGATATCATCGAACTTCAAAACCTTCAGATAGAGCTACAAAATACGCAACAGCAAACGCAGAACAAAATTATGGAAGCTCAATCTGCACTGCGCGAGGCTCAGTTAGCGGTCAACACTGATATCCGTGAACTCCAGCGCCTTCAGCTTGAACTCCAAAAAATCCAGCAGCAACTCCAGAATAATCTCTTGACTGCGCCTATTAATGGTAAAGTTCTCGACATCAAAGTTAAGGATGGGGAAGGGGTTCAGGTGCGTACTGATATGCTCACATTGGGCGACCCCACCGAAGAACTGGTGTCGCTCCAGCTTTCCACCCTGAATGCGGCTAAAGTCCGAGTCAACCAATTAGCCCGCATCAGCGTTATCGGCCCTAATGCTGAGTCATTTCAGGGAAGGGTGCAAAGTTTGTCTCCTATAGCAACCACTTCTTCTGGGAACGAAAGCCAAAGCAGTAGCCAACAACCGGGACAAGCAACGGTATCTGCAAAAGTGCGACTTAATACCCCTTCTGGCAAGCTGATTCCAGGCAGCCAGGTAAATGTCGAGATTATTTTGCAACAGCGACAGAATGTGGTGGTTTTGGACACGGAAGCGATTGTCCGCTCTGAAGAAAAGCCCTATGTATTGGTGCGGGATAAACAAGGTAAGGCTCAGAAAAAAAACATCACTTTAGGGCTAGAGGGGTTGACTAATGTAGAAGTGACTTCTGGTCTGCGCCCTGGAGATCAAGTGGTGCTGCCCGCAACTGATTCCAAATCAGAACCAGGAATGCCAAGCGTTCCCGAAGACAATTCGACTGAAACTAAAAGCGAATAG
- a CDS encoding ABC transporter permease: protein MSLKPFDLLALTCRSLGGNALRSTLTTLGVFMGVAAVTATLQVGSISRAVIARQMAERDAPQVVVFPESQVLRLEDMKFLQKRLLGLQAISASSSSTSFQTFFQDQEAKNPSMLGVSQNFLLTSGKQLVKGRFFTRADFASYRPVVVIDQFLADKLFKGQKPTSKRIYANRRPYIVVGVVKTNPGNNEAPEGELLIPMSVFNALMGSQDIGTIWMRPRKLEDLKNLEDQTKKLLEQRFPSQKFYVTNNVEDILEQQKTLESVSMALAAVGVISLLVGGVGIANITIATVAERTAEIGLKLAIGATKQDIMLQFILEAAVLSLLGGTVALMTVHGLTLVVVGTFDLPYQFESSTAALSLGSALLVGVGAGFLPALRASQLNPVTALRST from the coding sequence ATGAGTCTCAAACCTTTTGACCTACTAGCTCTTACTTGCCGCTCTCTGGGCGGCAACGCTCTGCGTTCCACCCTAACCACTTTGGGCGTTTTCATGGGTGTAGCTGCGGTAACAGCGACGCTTCAGGTCGGCAGCATCAGTAGGGCAGTGATTGCCCGTCAAATGGCAGAGCGAGATGCTCCTCAGGTCGTAGTATTCCCGGAGTCCCAAGTTCTTCGGCTAGAAGACATGAAATTCTTGCAAAAACGGCTCTTGGGCTTGCAAGCAATCAGTGCCTCCAGTTCCTCAACTTCTTTTCAAACATTTTTTCAAGATCAGGAAGCAAAGAATCCTTCGATGTTGGGTGTTTCCCAAAACTTCTTGCTCACATCCGGTAAGCAATTAGTGAAGGGACGATTCTTCACAAGAGCAGATTTTGCCAGCTATAGACCTGTAGTGGTAATTGATCAATTTCTCGCGGACAAACTTTTCAAAGGTCAAAAGCCAACGAGTAAGCGCATTTATGCTAATCGCCGTCCCTATATCGTTGTAGGGGTGGTAAAGACTAATCCCGGTAACAACGAGGCGCCTGAAGGTGAGCTACTGATACCGATGTCGGTTTTCAACGCTTTAATGGGTAGCCAGGATATTGGAACTATTTGGATGCGCCCCCGCAAACTCGAAGACCTGAAAAACTTGGAAGACCAGACAAAAAAACTGTTGGAGCAGCGATTTCCAAGTCAAAAATTTTATGTTACTAACAATGTCGAAGACATCCTAGAGCAACAGAAAACCCTTGAATCTGTTTCAATGGCACTGGCAGCAGTGGGAGTAATCTCTCTATTGGTGGGTGGTGTCGGCATTGCCAATATTACCATCGCCACCGTAGCGGAGCGGACTGCCGAAATTGGTCTGAAGCTAGCGATCGGGGCAACAAAGCAGGACATCATGTTGCAGTTCATTCTAGAAGCGGCGGTTTTGAGTTTATTGGGGGGAACTGTAGCGCTGATGACAGTGCATGGGTTGACATTGGTGGTTGTCGGTACTTTTGATTTACCGTACCAATTTGAAAGTAGTACAGCAGCCTTGTCCTTAGGGTCGGCCCTGCTGGTGGGGGTAGGCGCTGGTTTTCTCCCGGCTTTACGAGCTAGTCAGCTAAATCCTGTTACAGCTTTACGTAGCACATAG